Proteins from a genomic interval of Desulfofustis limnaeus:
- a CDS encoding hybrid sensor histidine kinase/response regulator, which translates to MVRQARQKIPCEQLPIPACRFRTDGKVLETNRPFLAGTQASTDSPGSFIDTFVPSSAARLAADLASLADHEPALCRRLKDRVGNELLWTFVRENDGGAEQTYLAIGCPCSRASEDELPAVSVAARESSDRLAVEAALRTSEQQFRAVFEQAGVGVAQVDVWTGAVIKANRRFYQILGYGAEEVTSLKVRDITHPDDFPKDRERLASLLAGTIRQYTFEKRYLRKDGSSVWASITVSPMWEPGEEPRYCIGVVQDVSDRKAAEEALHQSEASYRSVLEHIQDVFYRTDAQGHLIMVSQAGVTLLGYDSELEMLGRHNSEFWALPEQRADLLARLEGTGSVFDYEVVLVRKDGVPVPVSTSSSFYRDADGAILGIEGVFRDITERKQAESELLRQKTLFESLFAGSPEAIAIVDRSDRVVAVNRAFTTVFGYDPSESVGRPINDLVASTELCADAQNISHEVVHDGKIVRSETVRRRKDGSPVEVAVLGYPILIGNEITGAFAIYRDITNRKLNERKVRESEERFAKAFHANPGPIVISDIETGLFLDVNERWLAMLGHSREETIGHTSKEIGIWDDPDHRDRMIARLKADGSFRDMQTVMRTKTGDHRHVLWSAETIMLGEQRVMLSLIHDVTAQIHAEEERRQLEEHVRQAQKMEAIGTLAGGIAHDFNNLLTTIMGNVALIQHRHQLEPSVRERIRVIEEMVQRGADLTKQLLGFAKGGKYEVRPADLNRLVEESLDMFGRAHREITIGCELTNPLPPVEIDRGQMHQVLLNIFINAAQAMPNGGTLTIRSNVEEIDGELVHGGSLLAGPYVRLAISDTGHGMDEKTMQRVFDPFFTTKPVGKGTGLGLASAYGIVKNHGGSIQVASSPGGGSTFTIHLPASRQPLHPGPDAQRPDVAGGLQETILVVDDEEMILAVSRDLLQELGYRVLVADSGVAALQLVAEDRQGIDLVILDMVLPDMDGSAIFDRLRELVPDIKVLLASGYSVDERARAILARGCRAFIQKPYSLEGLANKVREVLDSGAGLAS; encoded by the coding sequence ATGGTTCGGCAGGCGAGACAAAAGATCCCTTGTGAACAGTTACCGATACCGGCCTGTCGGTTTCGCACCGACGGGAAGGTACTGGAAACCAACCGCCCGTTCCTTGCCGGGACCCAAGCGTCAACTGATTCGCCCGGCAGCTTTATAGACACCTTCGTCCCGTCGTCGGCGGCCCGCTTGGCTGCCGACCTGGCGTCTCTTGCCGACCATGAACCAGCTCTTTGTCGGCGCCTCAAAGATCGGGTCGGCAACGAATTGCTATGGACCTTCGTCCGTGAGAACGATGGCGGTGCGGAACAAACCTACCTGGCGATTGGTTGCCCCTGCAGTCGAGCCTCCGAGGATGAACTTCCGGCCGTTTCGGTTGCCGCTCGCGAGAGCAGCGACCGCCTCGCCGTTGAGGCCGCGTTACGGACCAGCGAGCAGCAGTTTCGCGCGGTCTTTGAGCAGGCCGGCGTCGGTGTGGCGCAGGTGGACGTGTGGACCGGAGCCGTGATCAAGGCCAACCGCCGCTTCTACCAGATCCTTGGATACGGAGCGGAAGAAGTCACGTCCCTGAAGGTCCGCGATATCACCCATCCGGATGATTTTCCGAAAGATAGGGAACGTCTGGCATCCCTGCTGGCCGGAACGATTCGCCAATACACGTTTGAAAAGCGGTATCTGCGTAAGGACGGCAGCAGCGTCTGGGCATCCATTACCGTCTCTCCCATGTGGGAACCCGGTGAGGAGCCACGGTACTGCATCGGGGTTGTCCAGGATGTCTCCGACCGCAAAGCGGCGGAGGAGGCGTTGCACCAGAGCGAGGCCTCCTATCGATCGGTGCTTGAGCACATCCAGGACGTTTTTTACCGTACCGACGCACAGGGCCACTTGATCATGGTCAGTCAGGCCGGTGTGACCTTGCTTGGTTACGACTCAGAGTTGGAAATGCTTGGGAGGCATAATTCCGAATTCTGGGCACTTCCCGAACAGCGAGCCGATCTGCTGGCCCGGCTCGAGGGTACCGGCAGTGTCTTCGATTACGAAGTGGTACTGGTCCGCAAGGATGGCGTACCGGTCCCGGTGTCCACCAGCAGTTCGTTTTATCGGGATGCGGACGGCGCCATTCTGGGGATCGAGGGGGTATTTCGCGATATCACCGAACGCAAACAGGCTGAAAGTGAGCTGCTACGGCAAAAGACTCTGTTCGAGAGCCTGTTTGCCGGCTCGCCCGAGGCCATCGCCATCGTCGATCGAAGCGATCGGGTGGTGGCCGTTAATCGCGCTTTTACCACCGTGTTTGGTTACGACCCGAGCGAGTCGGTCGGTCGGCCGATCAACGATCTGGTGGCCAGTACCGAATTGTGCGCCGATGCGCAGAACATCTCCCACGAGGTAGTTCACGACGGCAAGATCGTGCGGTCGGAAACAGTGCGCCGCAGGAAGGACGGCAGCCCGGTGGAGGTGGCGGTGCTCGGTTACCCGATCCTCATCGGCAATGAGATAACCGGTGCCTTTGCGATTTACCGCGATATCACCAACCGGAAGCTGAACGAGCGCAAGGTCCGGGAAAGTGAGGAGCGCTTTGCCAAGGCGTTTCATGCCAACCCCGGACCAATTGTCATTTCCGACATCGAGACCGGCCTGTTTCTCGACGTCAACGAGCGCTGGCTGGCCATGCTCGGTCATTCCCGGGAAGAGACCATCGGCCATACCTCCAAGGAGATCGGGATCTGGGACGATCCGGACCATCGGGACCGGATGATTGCCCGGCTGAAAGCCGACGGCTCGTTTCGTGACATGCAAACGGTTATGCGCACCAAGACCGGTGATCACCGCCATGTCCTCTGGTCGGCTGAAACCATCATGCTTGGCGAGCAACGGGTGATGCTCTCCCTGATCCACGATGTCACTGCGCAGATTCACGCCGAGGAGGAGCGGCGGCAGCTTGAAGAACATGTTCGCCAGGCCCAGAAAATGGAGGCCATCGGTACGCTGGCCGGTGGCATTGCCCACGATTTCAACAACCTGTTAACCACCATCATGGGTAACGTCGCGCTGATCCAACATAGACACCAGTTGGAACCATCGGTGCGCGAGCGAATCCGGGTGATCGAGGAGATGGTCCAGCGCGGGGCGGATCTGACCAAGCAATTGCTCGGGTTTGCCAAAGGGGGGAAATATGAGGTGCGTCCCGCCGATCTCAACCGGCTGGTGGAGGAGAGCCTGGACATGTTCGGTCGGGCCCACCGAGAGATAACCATTGGCTGTGAACTCACAAACCCTTTGCCACCGGTGGAGATCGACCGGGGTCAAATGCATCAGGTGCTGCTCAATATCTTCATCAATGCCGCGCAGGCGATGCCGAACGGCGGCACCCTGACCATCCGTTCCAACGTTGAGGAAATCGATGGGGAACTGGTTCACGGCGGCTCGCTGCTGGCCGGCCCTTATGTCCGACTGGCCATCAGCGATACCGGCCACGGTATGGACGAGAAGACCATGCAGCGGGTCTTTGATCCTTTTTTCACCACGAAACCGGTCGGCAAGGGGACCGGCCTGGGCCTGGCCTCTGCCTATGGCATCGTCAAGAATCACGGCGGTTCGATCCAGGTGGCGAGTTCGCCCGGGGGTGGCAGTACCTTTACCATTCATCTGCCGGCCAGCCGTCAGCCACTTCATCCGGGACCTGACGCCCAACGGCCGGATGTCGCCGGAGGGTTGCAGGAGACCATTCTGGTAGTCGACGACGAGGAAATGATTCTGGCCGTCAGCCGGGACCTGCTCCAGGAACTCGGCTACCGGGTCTTGGTCGCTGACAGTGGTGTTGCGGCGTTGCAGTTGGTGGCAGAGGATCGACAGGGAATCGACCTGGTGATTCTCGACATGGTACTGCCCGATATGGACGGCAGCGCCATCTTTGATCGCTTGCGCGAGTTGGTGCCCGACATCAAGGTCCTCCTCGCCAGTGGTTATAGTGTCGATGAACGGGCTCGAGCCATTCTCGCTCGCGGTTGCCGGGCTTTCATCCAAAAGCCCTATTCGTTGGAAGGGCTGGCGAACAAGGTCAGGGAGGTGCTGGATAGCGGCGCGGGCTTAGCGTCATGA
- a CDS encoding DUF134 domain-containing protein has protein sequence MPRPKKLRFVSHYPVISRYMPADGEPSGALELSVEGLEAIRLSDGEGYDHETAAQRMGVSRQTYGRVLAEARATVARALLDGKSLNIGGGHHCLNTPDCHGRRHRRRGGPRR, from the coding sequence ATGCCGCGCCCGAAAAAGCTCAGATTCGTCTCCCATTACCCGGTAATCTCTCGATATATGCCGGCGGATGGAGAACCGTCCGGTGCCCTCGAATTGTCCGTGGAGGGGTTGGAGGCGATCCGTCTCAGTGACGGCGAAGGATATGATCACGAGACTGCCGCTCAACGGATGGGAGTATCTCGTCAGACGTATGGTCGGGTGTTGGCCGAAGCCCGGGCGACCGTCGCCCGGGCTTTGCTTGATGGCAAAAGTCTCAACATCGGCGGCGGTCATCATTGTCTGAACACGCCAGACTGCCATGGGCGACGGCATCGCCGTCGCGGTGGCCCTCGCCGGTGA
- a CDS encoding DUF6639 family protein, which translates to MRKRSENPTGTWLASLVVLLVLQFALKENSRADHHENPVCPDQPRVEVFGADSETVRLVCLFAGRALAELELYGLPLKQGIIIDMVEVSIDNHGYIAYGSYDSRIDRIRLMSPAAIQEGVSSPQVYDEPFDDIHYGGAVAHEVAHAVVQQHLQVRPLSPTPQEYLAHAIQLAVLPAERRQRIIERANVEAWESGDTLADAYMAINQTGFAVKSYLHLTGLADPAAFVQYLLRARWFVTSIP; encoded by the coding sequence ATGCGGAAGAGGAGCGAAAATCCGACAGGTACCTGGCTTGCTTCCCTGGTCGTGTTGCTTGTCCTACAGTTTGCACTCAAAGAAAACAGTCGGGCCGACCACCACGAAAATCCGGTCTGTCCGGATCAGCCTCGGGTGGAGGTATTTGGTGCGGATTCTGAGACGGTGCGCCTCGTCTGTCTTTTTGCCGGGCGGGCGTTGGCGGAGTTGGAGCTTTACGGCCTGCCGTTAAAGCAGGGGATCATTATCGATATGGTCGAAGTTTCCATCGACAACCATGGCTATATCGCCTATGGCAGTTACGATAGCCGCATCGATCGGATCCGCCTCATGTCACCAGCCGCCATCCAGGAGGGGGTTTCGTCTCCCCAGGTCTACGACGAACCGTTCGACGACATCCACTACGGCGGCGCCGTTGCCCATGAGGTCGCGCACGCCGTGGTCCAGCAACATCTGCAGGTTCGGCCGCTGTCTCCCACGCCGCAGGAATACCTGGCCCACGCCATCCAACTGGCGGTATTGCCGGCCGAGCGGCGTCAGCGGATTATCGAGCGGGCCAACGTGGAGGCCTGGGAGTCGGGAGATACTCTCGCCGATGCCTACATGGCCATCAACCAGACCGGCTTTGCGGTGAAATCGTACCTTCACCTGACCGGCCTGGCTGACCCTGCCGCTTTCGTTCAGTATCTGTTACGAGCGCGCTGGTTCGTTACTTCGATACCGTAA
- a CDS encoding IS4 family transposase, whose protein sequence is MNSGKLVFSQVIDHLPLHHLRQCISRYRGNRKVKQFSCYDQYLSMVFAQLTYRESLRDIEACLRAQKSKLYHMGIRGGISRNTLANANKVRDWRIYADFAQVLIAIARNLYSKDDFGIELDETVYALDSTTIDLSLTTFPWAHFRSTKAAVKLHTLLDLRGNIPTFLSISDGKVHDVNILDELIPEPGSFYVMDRGYLDFSRLYALNQWASFFVIRAKSNFRFARIYSHHVDKDTGLRCDQTVRLTGFYSAKDYPAPLRRVKFYDAETDNILVFLTNNFTLPAQTIADLYRCRWQVELFFKWIKQHLRIKSFFGTSENAVKTQIWIAVSVYVAVAIIKKQYRIEASLYTMLQILSVTVFEKVPLLQVLDQGDHKSTPSDTGKQLRLFD, encoded by the coding sequence ATGAACTCAGGCAAATTGGTCTTCTCGCAAGTGATCGATCACTTGCCCCTGCATCATCTGCGTCAGTGTATTTCTCGCTACCGCGGCAATCGCAAAGTCAAGCAGTTCAGCTGCTACGACCAATATCTCAGCATGGTATTCGCTCAACTCACCTATCGGGAAAGTCTACGCGATATCGAAGCCTGTCTTCGAGCCCAAAAAAGCAAGTTGTATCATATGGGCATCCGCGGCGGTATATCGAGAAACACCCTCGCCAATGCCAACAAGGTAAGAGACTGGCGCATCTATGCCGACTTTGCTCAAGTTCTTATCGCCATTGCTCGAAACCTCTACAGCAAAGACGATTTCGGGATCGAATTGGACGAAACGGTCTACGCGCTCGATTCCACTACCATCGATCTCAGTCTCACAACATTTCCTTGGGCCCATTTCCGTTCAACCAAAGCAGCCGTCAAGCTTCATACGCTGTTGGATCTGCGTGGCAATATCCCGACATTTCTGTCGATCAGCGATGGCAAAGTGCACGATGTCAACATCTTGGACGAACTGATCCCCGAGCCAGGCAGCTTTTATGTCATGGATCGTGGCTATCTGGACTTTTCTCGTCTTTATGCCCTGAACCAGTGGGCCTCCTTTTTTGTCATTCGAGCAAAATCAAACTTCAGATTCGCTCGCATCTATTCTCACCACGTGGACAAGGATACCGGCTTGCGGTGCGATCAGACGGTTCGTCTCACTGGTTTCTATTCGGCCAAGGATTATCCGGCCCCCTTGCGCCGAGTGAAGTTTTACGATGCCGAAACCGACAACATCCTCGTTTTTCTGACCAACAACTTTACCCTCCCTGCACAGACCATCGCCGATCTTTATCGGTGCCGCTGGCAGGTGGAGCTGTTTTTCAAATGGATCAAGCAGCACCTGCGAATAAAATCGTTTTTCGGCACCTCAGAGAATGCGGTCAAAACCCAGATCTGGATAGCTGTTTCAGTATACGTTGCCGTAGCGATCATCAAAAAACAGTATCGAATTGAGGCCAGCCTGTACACAATGCTACAGATTTTGAGCGTAACCGTATTTGAAAAAGTTCCACTATTACAAGTGCTTGATCAAGGCGATCACAAATCCACCCCGAGCGATACGGGCAAGCAGTTAAGATTATTCGATTAA
- a CDS encoding DMT family transporter, with the protein MPYLLLTLSALFWSGNFVISRGMHAEIPPLGLSFWRWLVALLILCLFGAQHLIAQRHVARRHWRFIVVQGLLGVAGFNTLIYLAMQTTTAINAVLVNSCIPVLIAVCSWVMFREALSLRQGVGVLLSLGGVVLIMVKGSWEYLRAHWCPNVD; encoded by the coding sequence ATGCCGTATCTGTTGCTTACCCTGTCCGCCCTGTTCTGGTCTGGAAATTTCGTGATCAGCCGTGGCATGCACGCCGAGATTCCGCCGCTCGGTCTGTCTTTCTGGCGTTGGCTGGTGGCATTGCTGATCCTCTGCCTGTTCGGTGCCCAACACCTGATTGCTCAGCGCCACGTCGCCCGCCGGCATTGGCGCTTTATCGTTGTGCAGGGGCTGCTCGGTGTCGCCGGCTTCAACACCCTCATCTATCTGGCCATGCAGACCACCACCGCCATCAACGCCGTTCTGGTCAACTCCTGCATCCCGGTACTCATCGCCGTCTGTTCCTGGGTCATGTTCCGCGAGGCCTTGAGCCTGCGGCAAGGCGTTGGGGTACTGCTGTCTCTTGGTGGCGTGGTGCTGATCATGGTCAAGGGGAGTTGGGAGTACCTCCGGGCCCACTGGTGTCCCAACGTTGATTGA
- a CDS encoding DUF5320 domain-containing protein produces the protein MPGFDKTGPMGVGPMTGGGLGRCTGVEVPSGVFGRGMGRGRGCGRGWAFSTGSGRGRGRGYAAGYPPAMPNVSAEQEVDFLKTEAQRLEQQLQRINDRLGNLQQKPE, from the coding sequence ATGCCAGGATTTGACAAGACCGGCCCGATGGGAGTCGGCCCGATGACCGGCGGAGGCCTTGGCCGATGCACCGGAGTTGAGGTTCCGAGTGGCGTGTTTGGCCGGGGAATGGGACGTGGCCGTGGTTGTGGACGCGGCTGGGCGTTCTCCACAGGATCTGGCCGTGGACGGGGGAGGGGGTATGCTGCCGGCTACCCACCTGCCATGCCGAACGTTTCGGCTGAGCAGGAAGTGGATTTTCTCAAGACTGAGGCGCAGCGGCTCGAGCAGCAGTTGCAGAGGATTAACGACCGTCTCGGTAATCTGCAGCAAAAACCGGAATAA
- a CDS encoding TIGR00266 family protein, with protein sequence MRYWYVAVAGQQQGPFEQQQILQGLASGQYNQSTMVWTEGYQNWVPVSQARELQQPVASQPPPAVYGQTAHEIDFEIHGTEMQFVEIELDPQESAVAEAGAMMYMTDGITMETVFGDGSHQSQQGGFLDKMLGAGKRLITGESLFTTVFTQNGTGKGRVAFAAPYPGKIIPLDLAAYQGHLVCQKDAFLCAAKGVAIGIAFQKKIGVALFGGEGFIMQKLEGDGLTFIHAGGTIVEKDLQPGETLRVDTGCLVALTHTVQYDIQFVGGIKSAIFGGEGFFFATLRGPGHVWLQSLPFSRLAGRIHEATPQNVGSSGIGEGSVLGGLGNLFQR encoded by the coding sequence ATGAGATACTGGTACGTGGCCGTCGCCGGTCAGCAACAGGGGCCGTTCGAGCAACAGCAGATTCTCCAGGGACTCGCTTCCGGACAGTACAATCAATCCACCATGGTCTGGACAGAGGGGTACCAGAACTGGGTCCCCGTATCACAGGCTAGAGAACTGCAGCAGCCGGTCGCCTCACAGCCGCCGCCGGCCGTCTACGGCCAGACCGCCCATGAAATCGATTTCGAGATCCACGGCACGGAAATGCAGTTCGTGGAGATCGAACTCGACCCGCAGGAAAGTGCGGTGGCGGAAGCGGGAGCCATGATGTACATGACCGACGGTATTACCATGGAAACCGTCTTCGGAGACGGCAGTCACCAATCCCAGCAAGGCGGTTTTCTCGACAAGATGCTTGGCGCCGGCAAACGGCTGATCACCGGGGAAAGCCTGTTCACCACGGTGTTCACGCAAAACGGCACCGGCAAGGGACGGGTCGCCTTCGCCGCACCCTATCCGGGCAAGATCATCCCCCTGGACCTAGCCGCGTACCAGGGCCACCTGGTCTGCCAGAAGGATGCCTTTCTCTGCGCCGCCAAAGGGGTCGCCATCGGCATCGCCTTCCAGAAGAAGATCGGCGTGGCCCTGTTCGGCGGTGAGGGGTTCATTATGCAGAAACTGGAAGGGGATGGTCTGACCTTCATCCACGCCGGCGGAACGATCGTCGAAAAAGACCTACAGCCGGGAGAGACGCTACGGGTCGACACCGGTTGCCTGGTGGCCTTGACCCACACGGTCCAATACGACATCCAGTTCGTCGGCGGCATCAAATCCGCGATCTTCGGCGGCGAGGGCTTCTTCTTCGCCACCCTCCGGGGGCCGGGCCATGTCTGGCTGCAGTCGCTGCCCTTTTCCCGACTGGCCGGCCGCATTCACGAGGCTACCCCCCAGAATGTGGGCTCATCCGGTATCGGCGAGGGCTCGGTGCTGGGCGGGTTAGGTAACCTCTTCCAACGCTAG
- a CDS encoding DMT family transporter codes for MLRAVSFNPGDLLVLVAALLWALYSTNLKRYPREMHPFAYQTGIVISGLAVLLPCYLYELSLGKTMEFGLPTLLTIIYVALFASILAFIFWNRAVRTVGPNKAGPFIHLMPVFSTLLAVVFLDETIEPFHLAGIALIFTGIAMTTMYVQTRR; via the coding sequence GTGCTCCGGGCCGTTTCCTTCAACCCCGGCGATCTGCTGGTGCTGGTCGCCGCCCTGCTCTGGGCCCTCTATTCCACCAACCTGAAACGCTACCCCCGCGAAATGCACCCCTTTGCCTACCAGACAGGAATCGTCATCAGCGGCCTGGCGGTGCTGCTCCCCTGCTATCTCTATGAATTGTCCCTGGGCAAAACCATGGAGTTCGGCCTCCCGACCCTGCTGACTATCATCTATGTCGCCCTGTTCGCGTCGATCCTTGCCTTCATCTTCTGGAACCGGGCGGTACGGACCGTCGGTCCGAACAAGGCGGGGCCCTTCATTCATCTGATGCCGGTCTTCTCCACCCTGCTGGCCGTGGTATTTCTCGACGAGACTATCGAACCCTTCCACCTGGCGGGCATCGCCCTGATCTTCACCGGCATCGCCATGACCACCATGTATGTCCAGACGAGACGCTGA
- a CDS encoding ATP-binding protein, giving the protein MDASRVYEKLGLFYLGREKAVEVGAASPDRPFLLKSKDLTTHGVIIGMTGSGKTGLGVGLIEEAIMDDIPSIIVDPKGDMANLLLTFPQLRGDDFLPWIDPAEASRKNLSIDQLAEQTATTWREGLAGWGQGPERIAALRQKTEITIYTPGSSSGAPVSILAGFAAPDEPLLRDQDGLQALVGSTATSLLSLVRIEGDPLTSREHILVSSILLHYWRGGEDLNLESLIGAIVNPPFDKVGVFGLARFFPQAERMELAMKINNVMASPSFASWLHGQPLDIQRILYDQTGRPRTAIFSISHLSEAERMFFVTLLLNAVIAWMRRQQGTSSLKALLYMDEIFGYFPPTANPPSKRPMLLLLKQARAYGLGVVLATQNPVDLDYKGLANIGSWFIGRLQTSQDQNRVLDGIVGAGGSGFSREQVRRLLADMKGRHFILASAHRDEPLLFETRWVMSYLKGPIGLPEIATLMQDSSVNPTAEPVPAKGAGSWSDQLAEHPGMLSSAIEQRYMLPPLLVERPVFEPWLAVSAAVRFYHAARGIDEVRRCVRHLSLDEAFTQPEWRHAESLPVELEACPTAPPEGSRYRPLPSSLSARKDLQIFARDYGDHLYQHERLELLRAPDLKLESRPGESEADFRVRIADCLRETKEGAAEKILKSFQGKRERLEKQLEAAALKVDKERGDVSARKTDTLISFGSAILGAFLGRKALSSTTVTRAAGGLRSVGRVTKEQEDVRRAEEALAVIEEEIGRLDTEQEAALLALAEEHDPERAKVESFSLKPRRADVFDVKACLLWEMVPPPALGG; this is encoded by the coding sequence ATGGACGCCAGTCGAGTTTACGAAAAGCTTGGGTTGTTTTATCTGGGCCGGGAGAAGGCAGTCGAGGTCGGTGCCGCCTCACCTGATCGGCCATTTCTGTTGAAGAGCAAGGATCTGACCACGCACGGGGTGATCATCGGCATGACCGGCAGCGGCAAGACCGGCCTTGGTGTCGGCTTGATCGAAGAAGCGATCATGGATGACATCCCATCGATCATCGTCGACCCGAAAGGCGATATGGCCAACCTGCTGTTGACCTTTCCGCAATTACGCGGGGACGATTTCCTGCCCTGGATCGATCCGGCCGAGGCTTCGCGGAAGAATCTGTCCATCGATCAGCTTGCCGAGCAGACCGCCACCACCTGGCGAGAAGGTCTGGCCGGCTGGGGCCAGGGGCCGGAGCGGATCGCAGCGCTGCGGCAGAAGACCGAGATAACCATCTATACGCCGGGCAGCAGCAGCGGCGCCCCCGTCTCCATCCTAGCCGGGTTCGCTGCCCCGGACGAACCACTGCTCCGTGATCAGGACGGTTTGCAGGCCCTGGTCGGGTCGACCGCCACGAGTCTATTGTCACTGGTCCGGATCGAGGGCGACCCGTTGACCAGTCGCGAGCACATCTTGGTATCTTCCATCCTGCTGCACTACTGGCGAGGCGGTGAGGATTTGAATCTGGAATCGCTGATCGGCGCCATCGTCAATCCACCGTTCGACAAGGTAGGCGTCTTCGGGTTGGCCCGCTTTTTCCCGCAGGCCGAGCGGATGGAACTGGCGATGAAGATCAACAACGTCATGGCCAGTCCGTCGTTCGCCAGCTGGCTGCATGGCCAGCCGCTCGATATCCAGCGTATCCTCTACGACCAGACGGGGCGGCCACGGACGGCGATTTTTTCCATCTCCCATCTGAGCGAGGCCGAACGGATGTTCTTCGTTACCTTGCTGCTCAATGCGGTGATCGCCTGGATGCGCCGCCAGCAGGGGACTTCGTCGCTCAAGGCCTTGCTCTACATGGACGAGATCTTCGGCTATTTCCCGCCGACTGCCAACCCGCCATCGAAACGGCCGATGCTGTTGTTGCTGAAGCAGGCCCGGGCCTATGGCCTCGGGGTGGTGCTGGCGACACAGAATCCGGTGGACCTTGACTACAAGGGGTTGGCCAACATCGGCAGCTGGTTCATCGGCCGGCTGCAGACCTCGCAGGATCAGAACCGAGTGCTGGACGGCATCGTCGGCGCCGGAGGGAGTGGGTTTTCCCGAGAGCAGGTGCGGCGCTTACTGGCCGATATGAAAGGGCGCCATTTCATCCTGGCCTCGGCTCACCGGGACGAACCGTTGCTCTTTGAGACTCGCTGGGTCATGTCCTATCTGAAGGGCCCCATCGGCCTGCCGGAGATTGCCACCCTGATGCAGGACAGCTCCGTCAACCCCACTGCAGAGCCGGTACCGGCAAAGGGTGCCGGCAGTTGGTCCGACCAACTGGCCGAGCATCCGGGGATGCTCAGTTCCGCCATCGAACAACGCTATATGCTACCGCCGCTGCTGGTTGAGCGGCCGGTATTTGAACCGTGGCTGGCGGTATCGGCAGCGGTGCGGTTTTATCATGCCGCCCGGGGCATTGATGAAGTTCGCCGCTGTGTCCGGCACCTGTCGCTCGATGAAGCATTTACCCAACCCGAGTGGCGGCATGCCGAATCGCTGCCAGTCGAACTGGAAGCGTGTCCGACGGCGCCACCCGAGGGGAGTCGCTATCGGCCGTTACCCAGTTCGTTGTCGGCCCGCAAAGATCTGCAAATTTTCGCACGCGACTACGGTGATCACCTGTATCAGCATGAGCGCCTGGAACTGCTGCGTGCTCCGGACCTCAAGCTCGAATCCCGCCCCGGCGAGAGCGAGGCCGATTTCCGGGTGCGCATTGCCGATTGCCTGCGTGAAACAAAGGAAGGAGCGGCGGAAAAGATTTTGAAGAGCTTTCAGGGCAAGCGAGAGCGATTGGAAAAGCAGTTGGAGGCGGCGGCGCTGAAAGTCGACAAGGAACGCGGCGATGTGAGCGCCAGAAAAACGGACACGCTGATTTCCTTCGGCTCAGCCATCCTCGGGGCCTTTCTCGGGCGCAAGGCGCTGTCTTCCACCACGGTCACCAGGGCGGCCGGCGGCCTCAGGAGTGTCGGGCGCGTAACCAAAGAACAGGAAGACGTCCGGCGGGCTGAAGAGGCGCTGGCGGTCATAGAAGAGGAAATCGGTCGTTTGGACACCGAACAGGAGGCAGCCCTCCTGGCGTTGGCCGAAGAACATGATCCGGAGCGGGCGAAGGTCGAGTCGTTTTCGCTGAAACCGCGGCGGGCTGACGTTTTTGACGTCAAGGCCTGCTTGCTCTGGGAGATGGTTCCTCCACCTGCATTGGGGGGGTGA
- a CDS encoding DUF533 domain-containing protein: MFDAEKLLGKVLSGAMQGHVKKGKKKKKRSSDNLVGSLVGGLASGKGLITAIGLGVGAYEILRQSSAKGATGVIGGTGHQPMPAPPPAPAAAPVSSAMPPPLPPHGTPAGPAITPPTPAGEATAEQQLAVRLIRVMVAAAHADGQLDEEEERRILERLQEQGLSREERQFLLLELHAPKGIEELTAGVDSPLIAQTLYSLAVAAIVIDTDEERRWLDALAASLGVSPAMQRFIEQDAG, from the coding sequence ATGTTCGATGCTGAAAAGCTGCTGGGAAAGGTGTTGTCGGGAGCGATGCAGGGCCACGTCAAAAAAGGGAAAAAGAAAAAGAAACGATCGAGCGACAACCTGGTCGGCTCCCTTGTTGGGGGTCTTGCCTCCGGCAAGGGCCTGATCACCGCCATCGGGCTTGGCGTCGGCGCCTATGAGATCCTGCGCCAGTCTTCGGCCAAAGGGGCAACGGGGGTGATTGGCGGCACCGGTCATCAGCCGATGCCGGCACCGCCGCCGGCTCCTGCGGCTGCGCCGGTTTCATCGGCGATGCCGCCGCCCCTGCCCCCGCACGGAACTCCTGCCGGTCCAGCGATAACACCGCCGACACCCGCCGGCGAAGCGACGGCTGAGCAGCAGTTGGCGGTACGGCTGATCAGGGTCATGGTGGCGGCCGCCCATGCCGATGGACAGCTGGATGAAGAAGAGGAACGACGCATCCTGGAGCGGTTGCAGGAGCAGGGCTTGAGTAGGGAAGAACGACAATTTCTGTTGCTGGAGTTGCATGCCCCGAAGGGGATTGAGGAGTTAACGGCGGGTGTGGACAGTCCGCTGATTGCCCAGACGCTCTATAGCCTGGCGGTGGCAGCGATCGTCATCGATACCGATGAGGAGCGGCGTTGGCTCGATGCCCTGGCTGCATCGCTCGGCGTGTCGCCGGCGATGCAGCGTTTCATCGAGCAGGATGCCGGTTGA